A region of Microbacterium suwonense DNA encodes the following proteins:
- a CDS encoding transposase, whose translation MNTKYSPEMRERALRMLAETRPSHPTMMSAVRHVAGLLGMSPETLRLWQRRYEVDAGVKPGLTTDAAAEIKRLQKENAELRKTNEILKAASVFFAKELDRP comes from the coding sequence ATGAATACGAAGTACTCGCCGGAGATGCGTGAGCGGGCGTTGCGGATGCTCGCGGAGACGCGGCCGTCGCACCCGACGATGATGAGCGCGGTCCGTCACGTGGCCGGTCTGCTCGGGATGAGCCCGGAGACGCTGCGGCTCTGGCAGCGTCGCTACGAGGTCGACGCGGGCGTGAAGCCTGGGCTCACGACCGATGCGGCGGCGGAGATCAAGCGACTGCAGAAGGAGAACGCCGAGCTGCGGAAGACGAACGAGATCCTCAAGGCTGCGAGCGTGTTTTTCGCGAAGGAGCTCGACCGCCCCTGA
- a CDS encoding IS3 family transposase yields the protein MIRFITEYRDRFGVELICRVLRPAVQGFLTSRGYRAAVGRAPSARRLRDDLLVPEVARLHAENYGVYGRRKMHALMRRQGWDIGRDQTARLMRLAGVRGVRKSKRVFTTKTDRTQTLPQDLVNRRFTADGPRRLWVCDVTYVATWSGFAYVAFVTDVYSRRIVGWNVAATLKAEILPLQALDMAAWDAGGDLTGLTHHSDHGSNYMAMVYTDRIVELGAVPSTGTVGDSFDCESVEYLLAA from the coding sequence ATGATCCGGTTCATCACTGAGTACCGGGATCGTTTCGGGGTCGAGCTCATCTGCCGGGTGCTGCGCCCGGCGGTTCAAGGGTTCCTCACCTCCCGCGGCTATCGCGCCGCCGTCGGTCGTGCGCCGTCAGCGCGTCGACTGCGCGACGACCTCCTCGTGCCGGAGGTCGCCCGGCTGCATGCGGAGAACTACGGCGTCTACGGGCGACGGAAGATGCACGCGCTGATGCGTCGGCAAGGTTGGGACATCGGCCGCGACCAGACCGCGCGGCTGATGCGGCTCGCCGGGGTCCGAGGCGTGCGCAAGTCGAAGCGGGTGTTCACCACGAAGACCGATCGGACGCAGACTCTGCCGCAGGATCTCGTGAACCGGAGGTTCACGGCCGACGGCCCGCGCCGGCTCTGGGTCTGCGACGTGACCTACGTCGCGACATGGTCCGGGTTCGCCTACGTCGCGTTCGTCACCGACGTCTACTCAAGGCGCATAGTGGGATGGAACGTCGCCGCCACGCTCAAGGCCGAGATCCTGCCGCTGCAGGCCCTCGATATGGCCGCGTGGGACGCTGGCGGCGACCTCACCGGGCTGACCCACCACTCGGACCACGGCTCGAACTACATGGCGATGGTCTACACCGACCGGATCGTCGAACTCGGCGCCGTCCCCTCCACCGGAACCGTCGGCGACTCGTTCGACTGTGAGAGTGTCGAGTACCTCCTGGCGGCCTGA
- a CDS encoding IS3 family transposase has product MGRPPSPRTIADEALTATIRQVHRDSRGTYGAPRVLAELRLGLGIHVGKKRVARLMRLDGLTGVSHRRKRRGWKPDTATHEDLVKRQFRADAPNRLWFCD; this is encoded by the coding sequence GTGGGCCGGCCGCCGTCACCGCGGACGATCGCTGATGAGGCACTCACAGCGACGATCCGGCAAGTTCACCGTGACTCCCGCGGCACCTATGGAGCCCCGCGGGTGCTCGCTGAGCTGCGGCTCGGACTCGGCATTCATGTCGGCAAGAAGCGCGTCGCCCGGCTGATGCGCCTCGATGGCCTGACCGGGGTGTCGCATCGGCGCAAACGCCGTGGATGGAAACCCGACACCGCGACTCATGAGGATCTCGTGAAGCGGCAATTCCGGGCGGATGCACCGAACCGGCTCTGGTTCTGCGACTGA
- a CDS encoding transposase, which produces MDELGAVLDRRSFAADSGGYGQLIDWGESFGGKLTFGIEGTGSYGAGLAGAVRRRGIGTLEVMRTDRRDRRLRGKSDTIDAENAARAVLAGLATAIPKSADGTVEMIRQIKVAKDIAVKARTSAMISLKQVIVNAPDDLRQELQPLSKMALIHRCAALRPGQVTTIIASTKHTLRSIARRWEVLDAEISGHEKLLAELTAQIAPDLAKAFAVGPDTAAEMLIVAGDNPERIRSEAAFARLCGVAPIPASSGMTTRHRLNRGGHRQANAALYRVVIVRMQHHEPTKAYVARRITEGKTKSEIIRCLKRLLAREIWAAMRPIRESRPPLQIAA; this is translated from the coding sequence ATCGATGAGCTCGGCGCGGTCCTGGATCGCCGGTCTTTCGCGGCGGATTCCGGTGGATACGGTCAGCTGATCGACTGGGGCGAGTCGTTCGGTGGGAAGCTCACGTTCGGTATCGAAGGCACCGGTTCCTATGGCGCAGGCCTGGCCGGCGCAGTGCGCCGTCGTGGAATCGGGACGCTGGAGGTGATGAGAACGGACCGTCGCGACCGGCGGTTGCGAGGCAAGTCCGACACGATCGATGCCGAGAATGCAGCCAGGGCAGTTCTCGCGGGCCTGGCCACGGCCATCCCGAAGTCAGCTGACGGAACCGTGGAGATGATCCGTCAGATCAAGGTCGCCAAGGACATCGCCGTCAAGGCGCGAACATCCGCGATGATCAGCCTCAAGCAGGTCATCGTGAATGCCCCTGATGATCTGCGTCAGGAGCTGCAGCCGCTATCGAAGATGGCGCTCATTCACCGTTGCGCGGCGCTTCGTCCGGGCCAGGTGACCACGATCATCGCGTCGACCAAGCACACGTTGCGGTCGATCGCTCGTCGGTGGGAAGTACTGGATGCCGAGATCTCCGGGCATGAGAAGCTCCTGGCAGAGCTGACCGCGCAGATCGCTCCCGACCTCGCGAAAGCCTTTGCGGTCGGTCCTGACACCGCGGCCGAGATGCTGATCGTCGCCGGCGACAATCCGGAACGGATCCGTTCGGAGGCCGCGTTCGCCAGGCTCTGCGGTGTCGCCCCGATCCCCGCATCGTCGGGGATGACCACCCGACACCGGCTCAATCGGGGCGGTCACCGGCAAGCGAACGCCGCGCTCTACCGTGTCGTCATCGTTCGCATGCAGCACCACGAACCCACCAAGGCTTACGTCGCCCGCCGGATCACCGAAGGAAAGACGAAGTCTGAGATCATCCGGTGTCTGAAACGACTCCTCGCCCGCGAAATCTGGGCCGCGATGCGCCCCATCCGCGAATCCCGACCACCTCTCCAAATCGCGGCTTGA
- a CDS encoding transposase, whose product MPAAHPPEFRRRALDLVAQGAAVAQTARDLGISESCLRNWMNRDAVDSGRKAGVTTDEHKELVELRRRNRVLKMEIEILKRASAYFARENVLPK is encoded by the coding sequence ATGCCTGCTGCTCACCCGCCGGAGTTCCGACGTCGAGCCCTGGACCTGGTTGCCCAGGGCGCCGCGGTCGCGCAGACTGCCCGTGATCTCGGAATTAGTGAGTCCTGCCTGCGCAACTGGATGAACCGTGACGCGGTCGACTCCGGCCGTAAGGCCGGTGTCACGACTGACGAGCACAAAGAGCTCGTCGAACTGCGCCGTCGGAACCGTGTGCTGAAGATGGAGATCGAGATCCTCAAGCGCGCGTCGGCGTACTTCGCGAGGGAGAACGTGCTCCCAAAATAG
- a CDS encoding integrase core domain-containing protein: protein MAEAVNNLYKTELIRQRGPWRTVEQVELATLEWVWWWNNSRLHGELDMRTPIEVEDAYYAGQESGQPAPAGQGSR, encoded by the coding sequence ATGGCCGAGGCGGTGAACAACCTCTACAAGACCGAGCTCATCCGTCAGCGCGGCCCCTGGCGGACAGTCGAGCAGGTCGAGCTCGCGACCCTCGAATGGGTGTGGTGGTGGAACAACTCACGGCTCCACGGAGAGCTCGACATGCGCACCCCCATCGAGGTCGAGGACGCGTACTACGCTGGCCAAGAATCAGGCCAACCGGCACCTGCCGGACAAGGCTCCCGATAG